The nucleotide sequence agacgtatcactgatttctgtttggcaacgatgatggcgtcgAGAGGAGTTTTGGTCGCGACTCGACCTTCGGTAGTCGGATCTTCccggcgtgtccgaggtgctcttcCGTTGGTCGCTTGGTTGCTTTGAAGTCGGAGCTGCGATGGAGTGTGTCCATGCGGTGACGATGACAGGCGCTCGGTGGTCAGCTATGGCGGGCACGGTCGGtgcaagtcctgcatatttcccttgTGATGATCGTCGTCAGAGTTGGAGCTGTCAGTTGTTCGCGCGTGTGGCCTTCTGTTGGCATGAGCCGtcatggtttcggtgcggctgcctCTTTGTAGCTCTGTGATCCCATGTCGGTGGTCAGGTTGGCCGGTGGTACCCATGTTATATGGGTTGGATTGTACCGGTTTTAGCCTGGTTTTCCgtcaattaaccgggcaattctcattccttcttaatcaatgaaaatggcaagtcttttgcctcgtttcaaaaacaTTCACAAATCGATATCATTAGATGCGTCATGACTTCAATTTTCATATAGTACAACTTTagcattgtagatgttgatatttgttcatataaatatggtcaaattttacgaagtttgacttcggacaattcttatatgcagagtaaaaaggaccggaggaagTATTATGGGACGGAGATAGTATTTATATACTTAACTCATCACACATACCACCTCATCAATTCACACTAACTATATTTCTCCCAGCATGCATGAAAAATACTACTTATATTCTATATGTACTCCCTTTATTTTTATTTACTTTGTATTATATATATTAGGTTTGTCTAAAATCAAACTTTATATACTTTCAAaactttatagaaaaatatattaacatatacACCACTAAATCAATACTATTGGATTCATCATTGCATATATTTTCACGTCGTATAAATTTGTTACTATAAATGTTTATActattttctataaacttggtcaaactttataaagtttgacttcagtcaaagctAACATATATATTTTTGAGACATGTCAAAGCTAACATATTGTCACGGGGTAGCTTTTTTTTTTCGAGCACTGTCACGGGGTAGCCAATTATTTCCTAGATTCTCGTCGAGAGCCCATTGTGCGTGATTAGGCCCTGTTTCAACACCGGGATTCCTTACAAGATCATGGCCCGACCCAACCGGTTGAAAGCCTGGCCCATCGCGCAACCTCGGTTTTCCACATCTCCACGAGACCACTCCCATCTCTAGAACTTTCTTCctcgcctccgcctccacctccgccccccttcctcctcccaGCTCCAAACCCAGGAAAccctcgcctcccctcccctcccctcgcggCGTCCTCTTCCCGCCGCCCGAATCCCACCCCAGCCGGGGCCGAGCTAGAAGGAGGAGCGGAGCAAGATGCCCCcgaagaaggcggcggcgtcgAAGGCCGACGTCGCGAAGAAGCAGAAGGTCGTGGAGGACAAgaccttcgggctcaagaacaagaacaagagcaAGAACGTCCAGAAGTACGTCCAGTCGCTGCACCAGTCCGTCCAGCCCAAGCCCGACCCGACCAAGACCGCCGCCAAGGCATGGGGGAACACTCAGATCGAAGCTGTCAATACCCTCATCCGATTGCTCTGCTCCTCTAAccttttatttttcttgtttgtGGATGTGGATGCGGATGcgcagaagaagaaggaggaggagaaggcgcgCGAGAAGGAGCTCAACGATCTGTTCAAGGTCGCCGTCAGCCAGCCCAAGGTCCCCGTTGGTATGGCCTCCTCCCTTTGTCACCCAGTTTTGAGTGTATAGGTCTCTTCTAGTGGATTTATCAAGAATCCCTTGCTGTGGATATGAAGTTGTTGTGAATTGATTTTTGGTGTATACGGTAGTATGGAAGTGCTTCTGATAATACTGGTGATTGGTGTTGATTTGTTCTAATGTAGGAAGGGTTTGGTCAGTTCTTTCTATGTAAACATGTTAGCTCTTTCAAGTCCTGCAGATTGCAAATTGAAATTGCAATGTTTCATCAGGACATTTTGGTACTGGTAGTTTGTTCAAAAGATTGCTATTCTTGTGATAAATGCTCATGCTTTGGTTGTGTGCTATTGTGCAGGTGTCGACCCCAAGTCGATACTTTGCGAGTTCTTCAAGGTTGGACAATGTCAGAAGGGTTTTAAATGCAAGTTCTCACACGACCTGAATGTCCAAAGGAAGGGTGAGAAGATTGATATTTACAGCGACAAGCGTGATGGAGGTAAATAAATCATTGTTACTTCTTTCGTATTGGAGTCATTCAATTTTCTCGGTAGAAATTCACATGTTCCTCTGTCATGTACAGAGGAAGAAGATACAATGGATGACTGGGATCAGGAGACCCTTGAGAAAGTTATTGCATCAAAAAACGCAGAGTACCAGCAGAACAAACCTACTGATATTGTATGCACTATTCCGAAACTGTTATACACATTTTTCAAGCATTTCTCATTATATGATGTGTCACTTTCAACTTTCATTTTGCTCTAAAAGAATAAATAATTAGTACTAATGTTCTCGTTGGTAATATTTGAGCTAGATGATACTATATTGGTTCTATTTTACTATTTATATTTTGTCTTCAATTCATGTTTTGCGCTCTTATTTTAGGAGGAATATATGCATTTCAAATATAAAGCAGTAATGCTTTTTACACCTATTATCATGCATTTTCCTGTGATGCCAATAAGCCATTTTTCCGCTGTATATGATTTCCAGTTGATTTTCTTTAATCTGGATGCAGATGCAATTTCTTTTGGCCAATCACATCAATTAGTAGTTATTTTAGTTGCTAGAGCCCATGGATTATGAGTCCCAGGGACTAGTCGATAGACTACTCTATGAGTCTCAACTCCAGGGCCGACTACACTTCAGTGTCGACTAGTCTATGAGTCGCAACTTCAGTGTTGACTAGTGTCATTTAGTTATGCTTAAGTCTATGATTCTCAACCTCGGAATGACTTGTAAACCTTGCTAGAGCCAGTGAGCCACTACGGGCGCACCTAGTCTATTTTCACAAGTGATCAGATTGATATAATCTAATTTATAGGCACGTTGTAACTTCTGTAGGCCGCAGTGTGGTTAAGATTTGTTGTTATCAAGGATTCCGAGTAGAATTCTGTGACACATTGATTATACACAATCATAATCTCCAGAAGGCAGCAACATTATCACGTAGTAACTAAACACACTTGCTATGCTAAAACTCATTAAAGAGGTTCTGTTATTTGCGGATAGCGGATTTACTCACTTATATTGCATAAGAATACATTGATACTGATaataattcttcagttctatgctaaTTAACATTTTTCATCGTGTTTGCATCATAACCCTGTTATGACGACATAATCAGTTTCtccatttcttttttttcattgttTAACTTGGTTGTTATAAACTTGCATTGTCTCACTATGTTTAAAGGACAACACTCATAGGACACCATCCCGAGTTAAAACAAAAATACAGTGCTGAGCACAGCATTAAAcactacttattttcctatttatCAGATTCTGGTCCGCCCCATTGATACGTACCACTAAGTGAAATTAGGAATGCTATCTTTGTTTTCCCATCCTCAAAGCATTCGTGTTTTTTAGCAGGATGATGATTTTGCTAATTATTTTCTTCTGTAGGTTTGCAAGCACTTTCTTGATGCTGTGGAGAAGAAGCAGTATGGGTGGTTTTGGGTTTGTCCAAATGGCGGCAAGGAGTGCCGCTACAGGCATGCCCTTCCGCCTGGTTATGTACTAAAGTCTCAGATGAAAGCCTTACTAGAGGAAGAGAGTAAAAAGGTTGCAATTGAAGATGAGATTGAAGACCAGGTAAAATGAAGATTAGCATAAATCCTTCCTGTCTGCAACTGTGAAACTCTTGTTCCTTGTCTGTTGTCTAAATGACTTTTTTGGCATTGCCGTGACATTCTCTACTTCTTGTTCATTTAACAGCGCAGAAAGGTTCAAACCACAACCCCTATGACTACAGAATTGTTCATGGAATGGAAAAGGAGGAAGGCAGAAGAAAAGGAAGCTGGTCTGGCGGCCTTGAGGGCAGATAGGGCTAAGAATGACCGTATGAGGTAATAACCTTATCTTCTTCTAGTGACATGTTTTGACCTGTGAGCCCTTGTGGTACTTAATGTAACTATGCTTGTTCTTGTATCCAGTGGTCGCGAGTTGTTCATGGCCGATGCAAGTGTGTTTATTGATGATGCTGAAGCATATGAAGTTTATGAAAGACGTGAAGAGCCACAAGACAACCAGGAACAGGTTAAAATTTCCCTCCTTTACTAAATCGGCTGTTTATTCACCAGTGTGATGATCAATTACAAATATCCTAGCATGATCTGATTGTGAGAGCAGAATGAGTCTTGGCCTTTAGAACAAGAAAGCTACGATATAATTTCTGTTAAAAGTACCTGGGGGCAGCCACTCCCACATTTTGTCATAGTTTCTGCTGCCCCAGAAACTTCCAAAGTAGTTACCTTGAGTTGCCTGTTATGGACTAGATTTTCAGTTGAGGGAGGGCCATTTGCCTCCAAGGTGAGGCGAGGTAGAAGGAGAATTCTTTCTATTTTCTTGCTGAACAAATTTTCTTGGCTACTCCTTTTATGGAACATGATCTGACTAGTTTAGCCTTTCTTAGTCTACTAGGACTCCTCTTTTTTTTAATGTAACGACCTAAATCATCTTAACTTGAATTTTGAAGTTGCTTACTGCACATACCGTGTGGTATCAACTAGGACTCCTCTAATTTAGCAATTCTGTCACAGCTAAATTAGACTCCAACAGGTTCCCTTGCGTGCACATGCTCTCTTTAACTACTTCAGCCTATCCTGTCCCCTTGTGTAGTCCTGGAAAAAATAGTTTGAATGGTCATACTCGGCATATTTTCAAAGAAACTaataaaagaagaaatatgtgaAGCACCATTCCTGATGTGATTTGTACTTTTTGTTACTTTAAAATTTTAAAATGCTAAAACATAATTTGGCATATCTACACATGTGTGCGATGTGGGATGTGTGTTTGGTTTGAGCCCAAGCAAGCTACCCATTTGTCCTCTTGCTAGCCCAAATTTTGGTTAAGGGTTCTGTTGCCCATAAGGTTTGCCCAGTTGGGATGAGGTGGTGTTATTCTTttgttgtttgaatttgaattggttctTAATTGATTCGATTTGAGAATTTAATAAGATGTCAGAAATCTTGGTATTCAAAAGGGGTGTTTGTTTTTAAAATCTAAGGTTCAAGAAGGGGCTCCATGAAGAAATATCGAGACTTCTAATTGTCATTCCATTTTTATCTTGCATCTTATGTTACCTTCATACACTAAAGAAAAGGCTACTTATTCTAGTGAGAATCAGAATGAATAGGTTGACCAGAAATCAATTTGGCTAGGGGAAAGGCCTGAAGGGCAGTGTTAGGGGGGTGGGTAATGGTGTAGATCCATCAACATCATGTCTGGTCAGCAATTCCCGTGAGGTGATAGTGTGCATTATGCATGCTTGTCAAGAAATAAATTAATAGACAAAACTGTAAGGACGGATCAAAGAAGTAATCTGTCATCACACTAAGATTTTGTTTGTGTTACATACACACCTGAGATTATACTGTTTGAGATTCATCTTGCATTTAATTTGGTACCATATAATTTTAACTAGCTATATGATTTCTTGAAAAAATAGTTAACTTGCTATATCTCCTAGCCTTTGGTATGTAAAAAAGGAAATAAGCAGGCCTGGAATCTAGTGGTAAGAATTGGAATTGTACATGTGTTATGGATTCAATGCTGCAAAGTTTTTGTTATTCATTAGTGCTAGTTTAAAGCGATTTGCTTTAGTGCATACATTAGTATGGAATTTAACATAGTATAACAAACATGCACGCTGATCTACACAAATGTTATTCAATACGTTAGTCTCTATTGATGTATATGTTTTAAACTTGCTTCCACAGGGCAAGAAAAGTCAGGATGAAGGTCCAAGCTCATCAACCTCTAATGGCAAGGAGGCTGATGAGGAGCCGGATGATGAAGATCTAGATGATGACGATGACCTAGACCTTGACGAATTAAATGAACTCGAAGCAAGCCTGTCAAGAACTTCCATTCAAATTCGGGAACCAGGTGAGGGGACATCATCTTGAACAGGGAGGTCATTGAGAAGTCGTACTCCATTTTTGCGCTCCAAATCGGCCTACTTGCTTTATTAGACACAAAAGGGTGGAGCATAGATGCAAGTGGACATTAGTTTCAAGTGACTATGATCATCATCTGTTTTGAGGGAGCAATGATTAACTGATGATGCCCAGTGTTAAGATCGCATGACATTTGATGTTTCCTGTGTTGCCTTGTTGTCTTTGTGGGAGTtattttgctactttgtgaataaCAGCACCAACGTTTTTCTAGCCTCGTGCAAAACCTATACGGAAAACCTTGGTGCGGACCTATTTATAAGTGGTGGCCCAGGATTGTAGTCTTTTTACCCCCTTTGTTTAAGAGAATTTGTGGATCTTTGATCACCTTGGGGTGTGTGTGCATCGAGAATCAGCACATTTCTGTTGGTTTCTTTTTTGTAAATTccattttgctttttgcttttttattttcccACGATTTACTCAATGACGGGATACGTTAATGTGGCGTATCTTCGAGAACCAGGGCTTACTCAGATGTCAGAATGCAACGTGTGTCAGCATACACAACGTATTCGGGCGTGTTTCGGCACAAATTGAACATAAGCTATTTTTATCATATTCATCATAGATAAtaagtagaaatcaaatagttcaatacaaattatataattCAAAAAATAGTTCACCAAATAAAAACTTATATTTCATCACACATTTGATCTTTTGACCAGGTCTAAGCGGGGTACCGGATAAcaacaaatcgagattggagcacactaaatgcccgctcgacattcttcctgcaagcctcctgaaccttcgcaaagtgGGAGTTCTTGCCTCTTGATACAgagtttgagatagtcttcacaaatgtggaccatctcggatagatgccatctgctaggtagtatctcttgttgtagtgccgcccattgacctcgaagttcaccggaggagaatgaccttcaacaagcttagcaaagacaggggagcactgcagtacgttgatgtcattgtgagttcctggcatatcaaagaaggagtgccaaatccataGGTCGTGTGTGGCCACTatctcaagtaccacactgcaaccgcgcttgg is from Triticum aestivum cultivar Chinese Spring chromosome 3A, IWGSC CS RefSeq v2.1, whole genome shotgun sequence and encodes:
- the LOC123062508 gene encoding zinc finger CCCH domain-containing protein 11 isoform X2, with protein sequence MPPKKAAASKADVAKKQKVVEDKTFGLKNKNKSKNVQKYVQSLHQSVQPKPDPTKTAAKKKKEEEKAREKELNDLFKVAVSQPKVPVGVDPKSILCEFFKVGQCQKGFKCKFSHDLNVQRKGEKIDIYSDKRDGEEEDTMDDWDQETLEKVIASKNAEYQQNKPTDIVCKHFLDAVEKKQYGWFWVCPNGGKECRYRHALPPGYVLKSQMKALLEEESKKVAIEDEIEDQRRKVQTTTPMTTELFMEWKRRKAEEKEAGLAALRADRAKNDRMSGRELFMADASVFIDDAEAYEVYERREEPQDNQEQGKKSQDEGPSSSTSNGKEADEEPDDEDLDDDDDLDLDELNELEASLSRTSIQIREPGEGTSS
- the LOC123062508 gene encoding zinc finger CCCH domain-containing protein 11 isoform X1, with translation MPPKKAAASKADVAKKQKVVEDKTFGLKNKNKSKNVQKYVQSLHQSVQPKPDPTKTAAKAWGNTQIEAVNTLIRLLCSSNLLFFLFVDVDADAQKKKEEEKAREKELNDLFKVAVSQPKVPVGVDPKSILCEFFKVGQCQKGFKCKFSHDLNVQRKGEKIDIYSDKRDGEEEDTMDDWDQETLEKVIASKNAEYQQNKPTDIVCKHFLDAVEKKQYGWFWVCPNGGKECRYRHALPPGYVLKSQMKALLEEESKKVAIEDEIEDQRRKVQTTTPMTTELFMEWKRRKAEEKEAGLAALRADRAKNDRMSGRELFMADASVFIDDAEAYEVYERREEPQDNQEQGKKSQDEGPSSSTSNGKEADEEPDDEDLDDDDDLDLDELNELEASLSRTSIQIREPGEGTSS